In a single window of the Acidobacteriota bacterium genome:
- the pilB gene encoding type IV-A pilus assembly ATPase PilB, translated as MSTKLGEILVRENLITAQQLRETLDYQRENGGRLGSNLVRLGFVSDDVVTAVLSRQYGVPSINLELFQIEKDVIKLISEEVASKYSVLPVSKTGATLTLAMADPTNVFAMDDIKFMTGLNVEPVIASESSIIHAVGKYYSGSTEIDIFDQALAVEAEHVSTNGKNGHGSKNGKKPEAGKVTDADLDVSLDKFEFGGQEGEDFEVVEDNDEIDLAALARASEDAPVVRLVNVLLVDSLRRGASDIHVEPYEKDFRIRFRIDGVLYDVMHPPMKIRDPLISRLKIMAKLDISEKRLPQDGRIKIKVKIDNRSRELDFRVSTLPTLFGEKVVLRLLDKEKLMLDMTKLGFEQASLDKFKRAISNPYGMVLVTGPTGSGKTNTLYSALQALNTPETNIMTAEDPVEFNLQGINQVQMKEQIGLNFAAALRSFLRQDPNIVLVGEIRDFETAEIAIKAALTGHLVLSTLHTNDAPSTISRLVNMGIEPFLVATSVNIIQAQRLIRRICSGCKEETHVPPEGLVEIGFSAEEAKTLKVYKGRGCQVCNNTGYKGRVGLYEVMEITDELRELIIIGASAMELRRKAIELGMITLRESGLYKLREGITTIEEVVKETVL; from the coding sequence ATGTCCACAAAACTTGGGGAAATTCTTGTCCGCGAAAACCTCATCACCGCGCAGCAATTGCGCGAAACTCTCGACTATCAGCGCGAGAACGGCGGACGTCTCGGTTCAAATCTCGTTAGATTGGGATTTGTTTCCGACGATGTCGTTACCGCAGTTCTCTCCCGCCAATACGGTGTACCGTCCATCAATCTGGAGCTCTTCCAGATCGAAAAGGATGTCATAAAGCTCATCTCTGAAGAGGTCGCGTCGAAATATTCCGTACTTCCCGTTTCAAAGACCGGTGCCACGCTGACGCTCGCGATGGCCGACCCGACGAACGTTTTCGCCATGGACGATATCAAGTTCATGACGGGGCTGAACGTCGAGCCGGTGATCGCATCGGAATCGTCCATCATTCATGCGGTCGGCAAGTACTACTCAGGCTCGACAGAGATCGACATTTTTGATCAGGCCCTTGCTGTCGAGGCCGAACATGTCAGCACGAACGGTAAGAACGGCCATGGTTCAAAGAACGGCAAGAAGCCCGAAGCCGGAAAGGTGACCGATGCGGACCTCGACGTCTCGCTCGATAAATTCGAATTCGGCGGTCAAGAGGGCGAGGATTTTGAGGTTGTCGAAGACAATGACGAGATCGATCTGGCGGCACTCGCCAGGGCGAGTGAGGACGCTCCGGTCGTTCGTCTCGTCAACGTGCTCCTCGTGGACAGTCTCCGCCGCGGGGCGTCTGACATCCACGTTGAGCCGTACGAAAAAGATTTCCGCATCCGTTTCCGTATCGACGGTGTCCTTTACGACGTGATGCATCCGCCCATGAAGATACGCGATCCGCTCATTTCGCGTCTCAAGATCATGGCGAAACTCGATATTTCCGAAAAGCGCCTGCCGCAGGACGGACGTATCAAGATCAAGGTAAAGATCGACAACCGCTCGCGGGAACTCGATTTCCGCGTTTCGACCCTGCCGACGCTGTTCGGCGAAAAGGTCGTGCTTCGTCTGCTCGATAAAGAAAAACTGATGCTTGATATGACCAAGCTCGGTTTTGAGCAGGCGAGCTTGGACAAATTCAAGCGTGCCATTTCGAATCCGTACGGAATGGTGCTCGTCACCGGCCCGACAGGCTCCGGTAAAACGAATACGCTTTACTCGGCTCTTCAGGCTTTGAATACGCCGGAGACCAACATCATGACGGCCGAAGATCCGGTCGAATTCAATCTGCAGGGCATCAATCAGGTGCAGATGAAAGAGCAGATCGGGCTGAATTTTGCGGCCGCACTTCGCTCTTTCCTCCGTCAGGACCCGAACATCGTCCTCGTTGGTGAGATCCGCGACTTTGAAACTGCCGAGATCGCTATCAAGGCGGCGTTGACAGGTCACCTCGTGCTTTCGACACTGCACACGAACGACGCACCTTCCACCATTTCGCGTCTGGTCAATATGGGCATCGAGCCGTTTCTCGTGGCGACGTCGGTGAACATCATTCAGGCGCAGAGGTTGATCCGCCGTATCTGCAGCGGCTGTAAAGAAGAGACGCACGTTCCGCCTGAAGGCCTGGTCGAGATCGGCTTTTCGGCTGAAGAGGCAAAGACACTGAAGGTCTATAAAGGCCGCGGTTGCCAAGTATGCAACAACACCGGCTACAAAGGCCGCGTCGGTCTGTATGAGGTGATGGAGATCACCGATGAGCTTCGCGAGCTGATCATTATCGGCGCCAGCGCGATGGAACTACGCCGAAAGGCTATCGAATTGGGGATGATCACGCTGCGCGAATCAGGGCTATACAAGCTGCGTGAGGGAATTACTACGATCGAAGAGGTTGTGAAGGAAACGGTTCTTTAG
- a CDS encoding cation:proton antiporter, protein MHIPTVLAANVEHFQVLLALFLMLAAAKLMAEIFERLRQPAVVGEILAGVIIGPSVLALVKPDDIISIIAEFGVIFLLFNVGLETKPQSIFKVGGRATVVGVLGVILPFVAGYFIALFWEGNFAEAMFIGAALVATSVGITARVLGSMGLLDTDTAKIILGAAVIDDILGLIILSLVSSVSKGSVSPAALAKTAAAAIAFTVFVALVGSRVINRLAPRIAKLKLDKPFFTLGLILCFGLSVASAYVGVAAIIGAFLAGMALAEATEENHGMHKLTSGVTEFLVPFFLVNIGMQLDLGIFRETSTVVLALVLTFFAVITKFIGCGLGGYGLGAQKMAQIGVGMVPRGEVGIVVAQIGLGLGVIEPRFFGAVLFMAVATTLIAPPFIKFFYTYDRDGDGTPDEPEDVDISEEFARIG, encoded by the coding sequence ATGCACATTCCTACTGTTCTCGCGGCAAATGTAGAACATTTCCAGGTCCTGCTCGCGTTATTTCTGATGCTGGCGGCCGCAAAGCTGATGGCGGAAATATTCGAACGCCTGCGTCAGCCGGCGGTCGTCGGCGAGATCCTGGCGGGCGTCATCATCGGCCCGAGCGTTTTGGCACTGGTAAAGCCCGACGACATCATCAGCATCATTGCGGAATTCGGCGTTATCTTTCTCCTTTTCAACGTCGGGCTCGAGACAAAGCCGCAGTCGATCTTCAAGGTCGGCGGCCGTGCAACAGTGGTGGGTGTGCTTGGCGTAATACTGCCGTTCGTTGCGGGCTATTTCATCGCATTGTTTTGGGAAGGGAATTTTGCCGAAGCGATGTTCATCGGCGCGGCGCTCGTCGCGACGTCGGTCGGCATCACGGCACGCGTGCTCGGCAGCATGGGCCTGCTCGATACCGACACTGCAAAGATCATATTGGGTGCCGCAGTTATTGACGATATTCTCGGCCTCATTATATTGTCGCTCGTCTCTTCGGTCAGCAAGGGAAGCGTCAGTCCCGCGGCCCTTGCGAAGACCGCGGCGGCGGCCATAGCGTTCACGGTTTTCGTGGCACTCGTCGGTTCGCGTGTCATCAACCGCCTCGCTCCGCGGATCGCAAAACTTAAGCTCGACAAACCGTTCTTTACGCTCGGCCTGATACTGTGTTTCGGCCTGTCGGTGGCTTCGGCATACGTCGGCGTCGCGGCGATCATCGGTGCGTTCCTTGCCGGTATGGCGCTAGCCGAAGCCACCGAAGAGAACCACGGAATGCACAAGCTCACGTCCGGCGTTACGGAGTTTCTGGTGCCGTTCTTCCTGGTGAATATCGGCATGCAGCTCGATCTGGGCATCTTTCGCGAAACGTCAACGGTCGTGCTCGCGCTGGTGCTCACGTTCTTTGCGGTGATCACGAAATTCATCGGCTGCGGCCTCGGCGGCTATGGTCTGGGCGCTCAAAAGATGGCGCAGATCGGCGTCGGCATGGTCCCGCGAGGCGAGGTCGGCATCGTGGTCGCTCAGATCGGATTGGGCCTCGGCGTCATCGAACCGCGTTTCTTCGGTGCGGTGCTGTTCATGGCAGTTGCGACCACACTGATCGCGCCGCCGTTCATCAAGTTTTTCTATACTTATGACCGTGACGGCGACGGCACGCCCGATGAGCCGGAAGATGTCGATATTTCCGAGGAATTCGCACGCATCGGCTGA
- a CDS encoding type II secretion system F family protein, whose amino-acid sequence MPTYVFKGRNRLNELIAGEREASSQDELRALLRREQIILTQASEKGREIAIPKLGRRKKVKAKELAVFTRQFSVMIDAGLPLVQCLDILAEQQQNHFFKDVLREVRQSVEEGSTLYAALDKHPKVFDGLYTHMVEAGETGGVLDLILQRLATLIEKVVKLKRSIISASIYPAAVIAVAIGAIAVIMVVVIPQFEQIFLGLLGPGEALPLPTRIVMSISGFIAGWGGIATLITLIGTAVGLKFYYKTPKGRWNIDALTLKMPIIGSILRKVAVARFARILSTLLSSGVPILQSLDITAKTAGNIIIEDAILKVRAGVERGENFVDPLKATNVFPHMVGQMIGVGEQTGALDAMLGKIADFYEEEVDTAIADLLAMIEPALIAFLGVTIGSIVIAMYLPLFSLIGKLAGGAK is encoded by the coding sequence ATGCCAACATACGTTTTCAAAGGAAGAAACCGGCTTAACGAACTGATCGCGGGTGAACGCGAGGCCTCATCGCAGGATGAACTTCGTGCTCTGCTTCGCCGCGAACAGATCATTTTGACACAGGCCTCGGAAAAAGGCCGCGAGATCGCCATTCCGAAGCTGGGCCGCCGCAAGAAGGTCAAGGCAAAGGAACTGGCCGTTTTCACGCGTCAATTTTCCGTGATGATCGATGCCGGTCTGCCGCTGGTTCAGTGTCTCGACATCCTCGCCGAGCAGCAGCAGAACCACTTTTTCAAGGACGTTCTTCGCGAGGTTCGCCAGAGCGTCGAAGAAGGTTCGACATTGTACGCTGCACTCGATAAGCATCCGAAGGTCTTCGACGGACTCTACACGCACATGGTCGAGGCCGGTGAAACGGGCGGTGTGCTCGACCTGATCCTGCAGCGTCTTGCGACCCTGATCGAAAAGGTCGTCAAACTGAAGCGCAGCATCATTTCCGCATCTATCTATCCGGCGGCGGTCATTGCTGTCGCCATCGGAGCCATCGCGGTTATCATGGTCGTCGTCATTCCGCAGTTCGAGCAGATCTTCCTAGGCCTTTTGGGCCCGGGCGAGGCACTGCCTCTGCCGACGCGCATCGTGATGTCCATAAGCGGCTTTATCGCCGGCTGGGGCGGTATCGCGACGCTTATCACTCTGATCGGAACGGCCGTCGGGCTGAAGTTCTACTACAAAACGCCGAAAGGCCGATGGAACATCGACGCGCTTACGCTCAAGATGCCCATCATCGGCAGCATTCTGCGCAAAGTTGCGGTCGCTCGTTTCGCCCGCATCCTTTCAACGCTGCTGTCATCGGGTGTGCCTATCCTGCAGTCGCTTGATATCACGGCCAAAACTGCCGGAAATATAATCATCGAGGACGCGATCCTCAAGGTTCGTGCCGGCGTTGAACGCGGTGAGAACTTCGTTGATCCGCTGAAGGCGACCAACGTCTTTCCGCACATGGTCGGCCAGATGATCGGTGTCGGTGAACAGACCGGTGCTCTGGACGCGATGTTGGGCAAGATCGCCGACTTTTACGAAGAAGAGGTCGATACGGCCATCGCTGACCTGCTCGCTATGATCGAGCCGGCACTCATCGCATTTCTCGGTGTGACCATCGGGTCTATCGTTATTGCAATGTACCTTCCGCTCTTCTCGCTCATCGGGAAGCTCGCGGGCGGCGCAAAATAG
- a CDS encoding type IV pilus twitching motility protein PilT, with product MSYEQATTPESSITLPELLRKMTDMGGSDLHLSTNSAPQVRVNGHLSPLPGFAPLSPSDTKRLAYSVLTDAQKHRFEENLELDFSFGLKGMSRFRANLFNQKGAVGAVFRAIPYEIKTFDALGLPTVVSDLCKKPRGLVLVTGPTGSGKSTTLASMIDKINIDRHDHILTIEDPIEFLHNHKNCVVNQREVAADTHSFADALRTALRQDPDVVLVGEMRDLETIEMALRIAETGHLTFATLHTNSAYSTINRIIDVFPSAQQSQVRTQLSLVLEGILCQSLLPKASGDGRVMALEILVPNAAIRNLIREDKIHQIYSMMQTGQDKFGMQTFNQALATLYHKRQITLDVALQRSSNVDELKELIERGSGINDAYGARPKTRPAGGSPYAQARNIGERPNVS from the coding sequence ATGAGTTACGAACAAGCGACAACACCTGAATCTTCGATCACGTTGCCGGAATTGCTCCGCAAGATGACGGACATGGGCGGGTCCGACCTGCACCTTTCGACCAATTCGGCGCCGCAGGTCCGTGTGAACGGCCATCTCTCGCCGCTGCCGGGCTTTGCACCGCTTTCGCCCTCAGACACCAAGAGGCTCGCGTATTCGGTGCTGACCGACGCCCAAAAGCATCGTTTCGAAGAGAACCTCGAACTCGATTTTTCATTCGGCCTTAAAGGAATGTCGCGTTTTCGTGCCAACCTGTTCAACCAGAAAGGAGCGGTCGGCGCGGTATTTCGTGCCATTCCCTACGAGATCAAGACATTCGATGCGTTGGGTTTGCCGACGGTCGTGTCCGATCTCTGTAAAAAGCCGCGCGGCCTCGTCTTGGTCACGGGCCCGACCGGTTCCGGTAAATCTACTACGCTGGCGTCCATGATCGACAAGATCAACATTGACCGCCACGACCACATCCTCACCATCGAAGACCCCATCGAATTCCTCCACAATCACAAGAACTGCGTCGTGAATCAACGCGAGGTCGCAGCTGACACGCATTCGTTCGCGGACGCTCTCAGGACCGCACTTCGCCAGGACCCTGACGTCGTGCTGGTCGGCGAAATGCGGGACCTCGAGACGATCGAGATGGCTCTTCGCATCGCTGAGACCGGCCACCTCACGTTCGCCACACTCCACACGAACTCAGCCTATTCGACCATCAACCGTATCATCGACGTTTTCCCGTCGGCACAGCAGTCGCAGGTCCGAACGCAGCTTTCGCTCGTGCTCGAAGGAATTCTCTGCCAATCCCTGCTGCCGAAGGCCTCAGGCGACGGCCGCGTGATGGCACTGGAAATTCTCGTCCCGAACGCCGCTATCCGCAACCTCATCCGTGAGGACAAGATCCATCAGATCTATTCGATGATGCAGACCGGACAGGACAAATTCGGTATGCAGACCTTCAATCAGGCTCTCGCCACGCTCTATCACAAACGTCAGATCACCCTCGATGTCGCCCTGCAGCGGTCATCGAACGTCGATGAGCTGAAGGAGTTGATCGAACGCGGTTCGGGCATCAACGACGCCTACGGTGCGCGGCCGAAAACGCGTCCCGCCGGCGGCAGCCCTTATGCACAGGCACGAAATATCGGCGAGCGGCCGAATGTCAGCTAA
- a CDS encoding transposase: MADEMTHSAVILSQKQRGLVDRSIRETCEHRNFVLRACNVRSNHVHMVVTAAVKPEKIASDIKSYSTRRLRQAGDFLRDRKVWSRGASTRYLWKPRYVDAAIEYVLYSQGDIPFETVFDLSDA; the protein is encoded by the coding sequence ATGGCTGACGAAATGACGCACTCGGCTGTCATCTTATCCCAAAAACAGCGTGGCCTTGTTGATAGATCCATTCGAGAAACATGCGAGCATCGGAACTTTGTGTTGCGTGCATGCAATGTTCGCTCGAATCACGTGCATATGGTCGTTACGGCGGCGGTGAAACCTGAGAAGATCGCCTCCGATATAAAATCCTATTCGACACGAAGATTGCGGCAGGCCGGCGATTTTCTCAGGGACCGAAAGGTCTGGTCACGCGGGGCAAGTACCAGATATTTATGGAAGCCACGTTATGTAGATGCAGCCATCGAATACGTTCTCTATTCACAAGGAGACATTCCGTTCGAGACCGTGTTTGACCTTTCGGACGCTTGA
- a CDS encoding VWA domain-containing protein — MATTDGEERQTFATLAVRLGKLPPDKKRAALEAGTAVAGVSFRAGREFVETVPKAARMLTVDGLLAWGEFGRKLAMGNADAGAEFFAHGVEVLRKIPAELRTDALEICKRQLILSSSTALETFHRMPEIAKAVKDKELLAGIIKLALDVAGRSAKHSSDLLARTPAFAEAVDKFDDGGVASSACLTLAGHFAHRTGGMTADLWAALPDAITGVESENIVMMLSRAEKMLDHGGSVALHFVASSGDVMRTEPRVFDEWCSVLESIAPQGNAVLIAFLRATPPFFRQTATLKLEGESAGSIKTDALRRVFHLLNRIAETDAESALAALRSSSAALRSVSVSQYEKWVLDGLREMNEGSAKSRRSYFALETRQSNDSLRQTRSGLQLEAVQHVLRLYIEALTGREIDIAPLTAMPQGSRIGDGKTVYLPGSIAEYDTDEMDFRLYKVLAAYGAGQVEFGTFAKDTEELKAAFTELAELYSATAEEIDAFSLAGYIEDVQKGERALSDDEIREEIRRRRKSLPNDSDYRAVLGIFPEPALARKIFTTMENARIDALLRRTYRGLRKDLDLMQEFLRGSRPYIFDVPYHQVPFELLFQITLCGGATDDARSFYGQIVSEIETVVEKHFYSQLPTVADSLFATSRVYNLFQNITPEQVQEAESGEPDDKSEFAYDDNHADEAVTEDKSKRERPQTMQDLRDLFNAWNSDDDEGEPDEIQGSEAWSHNEMPELPLEPGDEAFAYDEWDRELNDYRVGWSRVIEKRVKEGDRTFVELARSRYRGVISSVRHQFQLMKPENLTKINREIDGEDYDLNALVDLVIDRKADGRQSENIYTKRLRRQRDVAVSLLLDQSSSTARTITRNPLQPYTFPGRRIIEIEKEGLVLMSEALEAVGDVYSINGFTSEGRRNVKFYVVKDFDEKYSDETEKRIGGITFQNNTRLGAAIRHAAHKLLRQENRTKLLIILTDGRPYDHDYGDARYAREDVREALIEAKTNGITPFCITIDRESEAELRDLYGDVGYTIIDDVLSLPERLPNIYRRLTS; from the coding sequence ATGGCGACGACCGACGGCGAGGAACGGCAGACTTTCGCGACGCTCGCGGTGCGCCTGGGCAAGCTGCCGCCCGACAAAAAGCGCGCCGCCCTCGAAGCGGGCACCGCGGTCGCGGGCGTCTCGTTCCGTGCGGGCCGCGAGTTTGTCGAAACCGTGCCAAAGGCCGCGCGTATGCTCACGGTGGACGGCTTGCTCGCGTGGGGCGAATTCGGCCGCAAACTTGCTATGGGCAACGCCGACGCCGGAGCTGAATTCTTCGCACACGGAGTCGAGGTGCTGCGGAAGATCCCCGCCGAACTCCGCACCGATGCGCTTGAGATTTGCAAACGCCAGCTGATCCTGTCCAGCTCGACCGCACTCGAAACGTTTCACCGAATGCCGGAGATAGCCAAAGCGGTCAAGGACAAGGAACTTCTCGCCGGCATCATCAAGCTGGCTCTAGACGTCGCGGGCCGTTCCGCCAAACACAGCTCCGACCTGCTGGCACGAACGCCCGCCTTTGCCGAGGCTGTCGATAAATTTGACGACGGCGGCGTTGCCTCGTCGGCCTGCCTGACGCTGGCCGGGCATTTTGCTCACCGCACCGGCGGCATGACCGCTGACCTGTGGGCGGCACTGCCCGATGCCATAACGGGCGTGGAAAGCGAAAACATCGTGATGATGCTGTCGCGGGCCGAGAAAATGCTCGATCACGGCGGCAGCGTCGCTCTGCATTTCGTTGCTTCGTCGGGCGATGTCATGAGGACGGAACCACGCGTTTTTGATGAGTGGTGCAGCGTTCTCGAAAGTATCGCACCGCAGGGAAACGCCGTTCTAATAGCGTTTCTGCGGGCGACGCCGCCGTTCTTTCGTCAGACGGCGACGCTCAAGCTCGAAGGCGAATCCGCCGGCAGCATCAAAACCGACGCACTGCGCCGCGTCTTTCATTTGCTGAACCGCATAGCCGAGACCGATGCCGAGAGCGCCCTCGCGGCGCTGCGATCGTCATCGGCGGCGCTGCGAAGCGTCTCGGTCAGCCAATACGAAAAATGGGTCTTGGACGGCCTTCGAGAGATGAACGAAGGCTCGGCAAAGTCGCGCCGCAGCTACTTTGCACTCGAAACACGCCAGTCGAACGACAGCCTGCGGCAGACGCGCTCCGGGCTGCAGCTCGAAGCGGTGCAGCACGTGCTGCGGCTCTATATCGAGGCTCTCACCGGCCGCGAGATCGACATCGCACCGCTGACCGCGATGCCGCAGGGCTCGCGTATCGGCGACGGCAAAACGGTCTATTTACCGGGCTCGATCGCCGAATACGACACCGACGAAATGGACTTTCGCCTGTACAAGGTGCTGGCCGCCTACGGCGCCGGCCAGGTCGAATTTGGGACGTTCGCCAAAGACACCGAGGAACTCAAGGCCGCGTTCACCGAACTAGCGGAGCTGTATTCCGCGACCGCCGAAGAGATCGACGCATTTTCGCTGGCCGGCTACATCGAGGATGTGCAGAAAGGCGAGCGCGCTTTGTCGGACGATGAGATCCGCGAGGAAATCCGCCGCCGCCGCAAGTCTTTGCCCAACGATTCTGACTATCGTGCGGTGCTCGGCATCTTTCCAGAGCCCGCGCTCGCGCGCAAGATCTTCACCACCATGGAGAATGCCCGCATCGACGCTCTGCTGCGGCGAACGTATCGCGGGCTTCGCAAAGACCTCGACCTGATGCAGGAATTCCTGCGCGGCAGCCGCCCGTATATTTTCGACGTGCCTTATCATCAGGTGCCGTTCGAACTGCTGTTCCAGATCACACTCTGCGGCGGAGCCACCGACGATGCACGCAGCTTTTACGGCCAGATCGTTTCGGAGATCGAGACCGTCGTCGAAAAACATTTCTACTCTCAGCTTCCCACCGTCGCCGATTCGCTGTTCGCGACCTCGCGTGTTTACAACCTCTTCCAAAACATCACGCCCGAACAGGTGCAGGAGGCCGAATCAGGCGAGCCTGACGACAAGAGCGAGTTTGCCTATGACGACAACCACGCCGACGAGGCGGTGACCGAGGACAAGTCGAAACGCGAACGCCCGCAGACAATGCAGGACCTGCGCGACCTGTTCAACGCATGGAACAGCGACGACGATGAGGGCGAGCCCGACGAAATTCAGGGCAGCGAGGCGTGGTCGCACAATGAGATGCCCGAACTGCCGCTCGAGCCCGGCGACGAGGCTTTCGCGTATGACGAATGGGACCGCGAGCTTAACGATTACCGCGTCGGCTGGAGCCGCGTCATCGAAAAGCGCGTAAAAGAAGGCGACCGCACTTTTGTCGAGCTCGCACGCTCGCGTTACCGCGGCGTGATCTCGTCCGTCAGACATCAGTTCCAACTGATGAAGCCCGAGAATCTGACCAAGATCAACCGCGAGATCGACGGTGAGGATTACGACCTGAACGCACTCGTCGATCTGGTCATCGACCGCAAGGCGGATGGCCGCCAATCGGAGAACATCTACACAAAACGCCTGCGCCGTCAACGCGACGTCGCCGTCTCGCTGCTGCTCGATCAGTCGTCATCGACGGCCCGCACCATCACGCGAAATCCGCTGCAGCCGTACACGTTTCCCGGCCGCCGCATCATCGAGATCGAAAAAGAAGGCCTTGTGCTGATGAGCGAGGCGCTCGAGGCCGTCGGTGACGTGTATTCGATAAACGGTTTTACCAGCGAAGGCCGCCGCAATGTGAAGTTTTACGTCGTAAAGGATTTCGACGAAAAATATTCCGACGAGACCGAAAAACGCATCGGCGGCATCACGTTCCAAAACAACACGCGGCTCGGTGCCGCCATTCGCCACGCCGCTCACAAACTCCTGCGGCAGGAGAACCGCACCAAACTTCTCATCATCCTGACCGACGGCCGCCCGTACGATCACGACTACGGCGACGCACGCTACGCTCGCGAAGACGTCCGCGAGGCACTGATCGAAGCCAAGACGAACGGCATCACGCCATTCTGCATCACCATCGACCGCGAATCCGAGGCCGAGCTCCGCGACCTCTACGGCGACGTCGGCTACACCATCATCGACGACGTCCTCTCATTACCGGAACGATTGCCCAATATCTATCGCCGGCTGACGAGTTAG
- a CDS encoding tetratricopeptide repeat protein, translated as MKVRSLLAFLVLLIAASAAAAQAKRAEPAPNFRNITIITEPRAVIWLDGVRFGRTNESGKLEIKTVSTGAHKLRIRADGFRESNTNITAVQRGEIRVPLTKTTDAAELAFQEAERLSLLDREQAVEAYRRAIKARPNFPDAFLAIARQLSEMGDLEDALEAVASARRLRPGFAEAAAVEGRIYREMGEEAKAIAAFKRSITEGRGFQPEAHTGLGLIYKDKAEAHGSVGEFVEESAAYAEASKNLRIAIKQLSGAPEASVIYQLLGLVYERQNRNKEAIAVYEEFLRLYPDSGDATTVRSFITQLKKLDDEQ; from the coding sequence ATGAAGGTGCGTTCTCTATTAGCTTTTTTGGTACTTTTGATCGCGGCGTCGGCGGCTGCCGCACAGGCAAAACGCGCAGAACCTGCACCTAATTTCCGCAATATCACCATCATCACCGAACCACGAGCGGTCATTTGGCTTGACGGCGTACGATTCGGACGCACGAACGAATCAGGCAAGCTTGAGATCAAGACCGTGTCAACGGGAGCGCACAAACTGCGTATACGTGCCGACGGTTTTCGTGAATCAAACACCAACATCACCGCTGTGCAGCGTGGCGAGATCCGCGTTCCGCTAACGAAGACGACCGATGCCGCTGAACTCGCTTTTCAGGAAGCAGAACGTCTCTCGTTGCTGGACCGCGAACAGGCCGTCGAGGCGTATCGCCGGGCGATAAAGGCCCGTCCAAATTTTCCTGACGCCTTTCTCGCCATCGCAAGGCAGCTATCTGAAATGGGCGACCTGGAAGATGCTCTGGAGGCAGTAGCTTCGGCAAGACGGCTTCGTCCGGGCTTTGCCGAAGCGGCAGCGGTCGAAGGCCGCATTTACCGTGAGATGGGCGAAGAGGCAAAGGCCATCGCCGCATTCAAACGGTCGATCACCGAAGGCCGCGGTTTTCAGCCGGAAGCTCATACGGGACTCGGGCTCATATATAAGGACAAAGCTGAGGCACACGGCTCGGTCGGTGAATTCGTTGAAGAATCGGCTGCCTACGCCGAAGCCTCCAAAAATCTGCGGATCGCTATCAAACAGCTTTCGGGCGCACCTGAAGCCTCGGTCATCTATCAACTCCTCGGTCTGGTTTACGAACGCCAGAACCGCAACAAGGAAGCCATCGCCGTTTACGAGGAATTCCTTCGCCTTTATCCTGACAGCGGCGACGCAACGACCGTCCGGTCATTTATCACCCAACTGAAAAAGCTCGACGACGAGCAATAA
- a CDS encoding VIT1/CCC1 transporter family protein encodes MHDLEHEHTAEAIAERIASSNHNYIRDFIYGGVDGAVTTFAVVSGVAGAELSAKIVLILGFANLVADGFSMAASNYLGTRAEIDDYRRIEAIEYRHIELAPEGEREEIRHIYEAKGFEGEDLEKAVELITSDKERWVKTMLAEEYGLPSEIRSPCLAAGSTFSAFAICGLVPLLPYLFGVNSSFLVACIMTGITFFLIGSFKSIWSTHSWLRSGLETLFVGALAAGLAYGVGVLLKGIAG; translated from the coding sequence GTGCACGATCTGGAACATGAACACACTGCGGAGGCGATCGCCGAGCGGATCGCGTCGTCGAATCATAACTACATACGCGATTTCATTTACGGCGGTGTGGACGGTGCGGTGACGACGTTCGCGGTGGTGTCGGGCGTGGCGGGAGCGGAGCTGTCGGCAAAGATAGTGCTGATACTGGGCTTTGCGAATCTGGTCGCGGACGGTTTTTCGATGGCGGCGAGCAACTATCTGGGCACGCGTGCCGAGATCGACGATTACCGACGCATCGAGGCGATAGAATACCGCCACATCGAGCTCGCCCCCGAAGGCGAACGCGAAGAGATCCGCCACATTTACGAGGCGAAAGGATTCGAGGGCGAGGACCTGGAAAAGGCCGTCGAACTGATCACTTCGGACAAAGAACGCTGGGTGAAAACAATGCTCGCTGAGGAATACGGGCTGCCTTCGGAGATACGTTCGCCGTGTCTCGCGGCGGGAAGCACGTTCAGCGCGTTCGCGATCTGCGGGCTCGTGCCGCTGCTGCCCTACCTGTTCGGCGTAAACTCTTCCTTCCTGGTCGCCTGCATCATGACGGGCATCACGTTCTTTCTGATCGGCTCGTTCAAAAGCATCTGGTCAACGCATTCGTGGCTGCGGTCGGGGCTGGAAACTCTGTTTGTCGGCGCGCTCGCCGCCGGATTGGCATACGGCGTCGGCGTTCTGCTGAAAGGCATCGCGGGCTAA